A genomic stretch from Acidobacteriota bacterium includes:
- a CDS encoding radical SAM protein — translation MHFDLSNGCNTNCTTCWDHSPLLLQPRSTEWKRKQVSLADFLPLADDIASMRSVEAVILSGMGDPFVNQDVYSIIRVCKQYGWQVTTLTNALLADPVRILELDVDMMLISVNGVSDRSYTAFHPNLTARDFAKLCRLLEQFATVGKRFKHVQVINCDTADEVVEMVRFAARYNAEHITFKLASLGHGTERCAISELQRERLLSDLIPAARSEAQTLGVLTNLDVFEAQVRTGGLATAPMADIGCFMGWTYARVTVDGTILYCCSTEVEVGHLSRGTFSEQWYGPQWNAIRQQLMAGEYFSSCSQCGKLNQNVKIGTKVKEKFGETVYLQRTGRIADNPV, via the coding sequence GTGCATTTTGATCTGTCCAACGGCTGCAACACCAATTGCACGACGTGCTGGGATCATTCGCCGTTGCTCTTGCAACCGCGCAGCACGGAGTGGAAACGAAAACAGGTTTCGCTGGCTGATTTTCTTCCGCTGGCGGATGACATTGCTTCGATGAGGTCGGTGGAAGCGGTGATTCTCTCCGGGATGGGCGACCCGTTTGTCAATCAGGATGTGTATTCGATCATTCGGGTGTGCAAACAGTACGGCTGGCAGGTGACGACGCTGACCAATGCGTTGCTGGCTGACCCGGTGCGAATCCTGGAACTCGACGTGGATATGATGTTGATTTCGGTCAATGGCGTGAGTGACCGGTCCTACACCGCTTTTCACCCAAACTTGACGGCACGTGATTTTGCCAAACTGTGCCGCCTGCTCGAACAGTTTGCGACTGTCGGGAAACGATTCAAACACGTCCAGGTCATCAACTGTGACACGGCGGACGAAGTGGTTGAAATGGTTCGCTTTGCCGCCCGTTACAATGCCGAACACATTACTTTTAAACTGGCGAGCCTCGGGCACGGCACCGAACGCTGTGCCATAAGCGAACTTCAACGCGAACGACTGCTTTCCGACCTGATTCCAGCGGCCCGAAGTGAAGCCCAAACCCTCGGCGTATTGACCAATCTGGATGTTTTCGAAGCCCAGGTCCGAACTGGCGGGCTCGCTACCGCACCAATGGCCGACATTGGGTGTTTTATGGGCTGGACCTATGCCCGGGTAACCGTTGACGGCACCATCCTGTATTGTTGCTCCACCGAAGTCGAGGTCGGTCATTTGTCGCGGGGAACATTTTCTGAACAATGGTATGGACCACAATGGAATGCCATCCGTCAGCAACTGATGGCAGGCGAGTATTTTTCAAGCTGTTCGCAATGCGGAAAACTGAACCAGAACGTCAAAATTGGAACCAAAGTGAAAGAAAAATTCGGGGAAACGGTGTACCTTCAGCGAACCGGACGGATAGCGGACAATCCGGTTTAA
- a CDS encoding serine/threonine protein kinase, which produces MLTGQTIETYHIGQLLGRSSTAEVYEARQPRVFNRLVAFKHSLVPVHHSNAANLAFLSEALVASAVSHPNIVPIFDIGQMPNGEPFFTMQRLTGVTLRFHFEQRLRQSAPVTDKIYPLETRLEHLKDCLPIFWQIACGLDSIHDAGHRHGNFKPEHVFVHPQGHATLFGFRTHDPGIGIVGAPRYHSPEELRSEPPDYRADLYAFGVMIHEMIFGEVPFESPKVTELVLRRLTEPYPSFVNLVEPIPSELEQVLQTALHRTPSDRYQAATAFIQDLDHALHNNVVPLRVIAPVSQPAPEPLPASVIPFPGHPTLPVPPTGSGPEPQTLTR; this is translated from the coding sequence ATGTTGACTGGTCAGACAATTGAAACCTATCACATCGGGCAACTTCTTGGCCGCAGCAGTACAGCCGAAGTCTATGAGGCGCGTCAACCCCGTGTGTTTAATCGTTTGGTCGCTTTTAAGCATAGTTTGGTTCCGGTTCACCACTCAAACGCCGCAAACCTGGCTTTTCTGAGCGAAGCCCTGGTTGCCTCGGCGGTTTCCCATCCAAACATTGTCCCGATTTTCGACATTGGCCAGATGCCCAACGGCGAACCGTTTTTCACGATGCAGCGACTGACCGGGGTGACGTTGCGGTTTCATTTTGAACAGCGGCTCCGGCAGAGCGCACCGGTGACCGACAAAATCTATCCGCTTGAAACTCGACTTGAACACCTCAAAGACTGCCTGCCGATTTTCTGGCAGATTGCCTGCGGCCTCGATAGCATCCACGATGCTGGTCATAGGCACGGAAATTTCAAACCGGAGCATGTGTTTGTCCATCCTCAAGGGCACGCCACGCTGTTTGGATTCCGAACTCACGATCCTGGAATCGGAATTGTCGGGGCACCACGGTATCATTCCCCTGAAGAATTGCGGAGCGAACCGCCTGATTACCGGGCCGATTTATACGCGTTTGGCGTGATGATCCACGAAATGATCTTTGGTGAGGTGCCGTTCGAAAGCCCGAAAGTGACAGAACTGGTGTTGCGACGATTAACTGAGCCCTATCCATCATTTGTAAACCTGGTTGAGCCAATTCCATCCGAACTTGAGCAGGTCCTCCAAACCGCGCTTCACCGGACACCTTCAGATCGGTACCAGGCGGCGACGGCATTTATTCAGGACCTCGACCATGCCTTGCACAACAATGTCGTTCCCTTGCGAGTCATCGCCCCCGTAAGTCAACCAGCTCCTGAACCATTGCCGGCCTCAGTCATTCCATTTCCAGGTCATCCAACTTTGCCGGTACCTCCGACCGGATCTGGCCCTGAACCCCAAACCCTGACAAGATGA
- a CDS encoding Ig-like domain-containing protein → MKTLKAIFHNHFMGIAVLGITSLFVIGIALGTVHSSHQRGRATSTDDEPETGLKFRLSESPAQPPANAQTPTPKTEWLSESETRQIFGRLPKFELEPDEVKSFKLPEKSLPPPRTGKTVQTAFPSPAETALPEVKPGSKLEVLRFGPEGNVELAPNLSVTFNQPMVPVTAIEDLKNLPVPVKLSPEPPGKWRWLGTKTLVFEPAGRFPMATDYKVTVPAGTKSALGTALAAETSWKFSTPPPTVKSTSPSGQAEPLTPLLFIAFDQKINPEVVIKTIQVTADGKPVAVKLATPEQIQADAVVANYAKYTEAGYWLAFQPVEPLPKNAGVTVTIRTGTASAEGPRTTTADQSFNFRTYGPLVLTASRCGWDESRCRPSAEWYLFFSNSLAIRDFHKDQITITPAIKDADISVSSNDITITGAKAGNTTYTVTVDRSLKDTYGQVLGKPVTVTFKVGTDDPNFFVSGNMLTTLEPAGAKQLPVYTTNVPELRVRMFQVTPADWHAFLAFRRDWDQRQQKERITPPGKLISTQRIPVRGKADELTETRIDLTPALSNGLGHVIVLVKPLGIKSTEYTFDAEPRWVQSTRLAVDALVDNTDLVAWANSLADGKPVENAEVVLFPENLTAKTGTDGLARLALKSEPAQKSNFLLVRKGADTAILSETNGWWQENGDWHRNATTDGLRWFVFDDRKLYKPGETINVKGWIRRLGTAKDGDIGPATGIGETVTYAFFDSQGNEFAKGTTTLNSYGGFSLTGDIPKSVNMGYSRLELSVTASPTNGPTDTSTTHTFQIEEFRRPEYEVTVNATDGPHLIKGFAETTVNASYYSGGGLGNAETNWRVSAKGGSYSPPNWDEFTFGTWQPWWRDFSSRFQPEQVETFTAKTDFAGQHRLRIDFDSATPPRPYVINAQATVQDVNRQTITGSTSFIVHPSALYVGVRVNRTFINPGEVFAVDTIVTNIDGKVQTGRQVMLQAVRMDWVFEEGAWKQKEIEVQKTTLTSTDRPGSWSFSPGEGGSYKLTARVMDDLERFNQSELTLWVSGGKQPPSNALEQQTVDLIPNQKTYQPGETAEILVQAPFVPAEGLMTVERTGILYTERFTMTGPSTTLKVPIKESYLPNIHVQVDLTGAAERMGTDGKVDPKLPKRPAYAKGALNLKIPPMTRKLSVKPIPRENALQPGSETAVEVEIRDAAGKPVASSECAVVVVDESVLALTGYKMQDPLELFYQDREEGVQTKYSRSQVVLGSPRQPDTPFERLSLYANLGKNGRAMAKPVPASKGRLPEFILKIPRSEGVSRLQSEGEPPPPPSPEPSTQPIELRTNFAALAVFSPSVMTDANGKATVKFKLPDNLTRYRVMAVAVAGGKQFGLGEAAITARLPLMIRPSAPRFLNYGDTFELPVVVQNQTDQPMEASVVVRANHVKFTQGEGQRVTVPANDRVEIRFPAATSTAGEARFQVGGVAGNASDAAEISLPVYTPATTEAFATYGEIDAGSIVQPVAAPGNVISEYGGLQITTSSTQLQALTDAVIYLSNYPFECSEQISSRILAIAALRDVLTAFKSPDIPKPEVLNAKVQADLKRLETLQHNDGGFSFWRNDDESWPYISIHVAHALARAREKNYPVPEEMLNKSKNYLKSIESRMKKEYSAEVRWSLIAYALNIRHRLGDSDTTRAKRLIAEAKVENLPMEALGWLLPVLSKSAETKPELNAVLRFLSNRVTETAGAAHYVTSYRDGAYVLLHSERRTDGIILEGLIAAQPETDLIPKLVRGLLANRTKGRWMNTQENAFILLALDRYFSTYEKATPDFIARAWLGQTYAGEYQFKGRTTDRQQIDIPMSYVTEGAPTKNLILSKDGTGRMYYRIGMNYAPKDLVLKPYDAGFTVMREYEAVDKATDVKRISATEWEIKAGARVRVKVTMVAPTRRYHVALVDPLPAGLEILNPALATTGSLPSEQSDVTQSWNWRWARTWFEHQNLRDDRAEAFTSLLWDGVYRYVYYAQATTPGRFIVPPTKAEEMYAPETFGRGQTDVVTVR, encoded by the coding sequence ATGAAAACATTAAAGGCCATTTTCCACAATCATTTTATGGGTATTGCCGTGTTGGGTATAACCAGTCTTTTCGTCATTGGGATTGCCCTGGGAACGGTCCACTCCAGCCATCAGCGCGGGAGAGCAACCTCAACTGATGATGAGCCTGAAACCGGGTTGAAATTTCGTTTGAGCGAAAGTCCAGCCCAGCCTCCCGCCAATGCGCAAACACCAACTCCCAAAACCGAATGGTTGAGCGAATCAGAAACCCGGCAGATTTTCGGACGGCTTCCGAAATTTGAACTTGAGCCGGATGAGGTCAAATCATTCAAATTGCCTGAAAAGTCGCTTCCACCGCCCCGCACGGGAAAAACCGTTCAGACGGCGTTCCCGTCACCTGCCGAAACCGCTTTACCCGAAGTCAAACCGGGTTCAAAGCTCGAAGTGCTGCGCTTTGGTCCGGAAGGCAACGTCGAACTGGCGCCCAATCTGAGCGTGACGTTCAACCAGCCGATGGTGCCGGTCACTGCGATTGAAGATCTGAAAAATCTGCCGGTTCCAGTCAAGCTTTCGCCCGAACCTCCTGGAAAATGGCGCTGGCTGGGCACCAAGACGCTTGTCTTTGAACCAGCGGGACGCTTTCCAATGGCGACTGATTACAAGGTCACGGTTCCCGCCGGCACAAAATCGGCGCTGGGAACGGCACTGGCCGCCGAAACTTCCTGGAAGTTCTCAACGCCTCCGCCAACAGTGAAGAGCACTTCGCCCTCTGGTCAGGCTGAACCGTTGACGCCGCTTTTGTTTATCGCCTTCGATCAAAAAATCAATCCTGAAGTCGTCATCAAAACGATTCAGGTTACGGCTGACGGCAAGCCGGTTGCGGTCAAACTGGCGACTCCCGAACAAATTCAAGCTGATGCCGTGGTCGCCAACTATGCCAAATACACTGAAGCCGGATACTGGCTGGCCTTTCAACCCGTCGAACCGCTTCCGAAAAATGCCGGGGTTACGGTAACAATTCGAACGGGAACCGCTTCCGCCGAAGGTCCACGAACCACAACCGCCGATCAATCCTTCAATTTTCGGACGTATGGCCCGCTGGTTTTGACGGCCAGCCGGTGTGGTTGGGATGAATCTCGCTGTCGTCCGAGTGCCGAATGGTATTTGTTTTTTAGCAACTCACTTGCCATCCGGGATTTCCATAAAGACCAAATCACCATCACGCCAGCAATCAAAGACGCTGACATCAGCGTGAGCAGCAATGACATTACCATCACCGGTGCCAAGGCCGGCAATACGACCTACACCGTGACCGTTGACCGCAGTCTGAAAGATACCTATGGCCAGGTGCTTGGAAAACCAGTCACCGTGACGTTCAAAGTTGGGACTGATGACCCGAACTTTTTTGTTTCGGGGAACATGCTGACGACGTTGGAACCGGCTGGTGCCAAACAACTTCCGGTGTATACAACCAATGTCCCAGAACTTCGGGTCCGGATGTTTCAGGTCACTCCGGCAGACTGGCATGCGTTTCTTGCGTTCCGCCGGGACTGGGATCAACGCCAGCAAAAAGAACGCATCACGCCGCCCGGCAAGCTGATTTCAACCCAAAGGATACCAGTTCGGGGTAAAGCCGATGAATTGACCGAAACACGGATTGATTTGACACCAGCGCTTTCCAATGGCCTGGGGCACGTGATCGTGCTCGTCAAACCGCTCGGAATAAAATCCACCGAATACACCTTTGATGCCGAGCCACGCTGGGTGCAGTCAACCCGGCTGGCGGTTGATGCGCTGGTGGATAACACCGACCTGGTTGCCTGGGCCAATTCACTCGCGGACGGCAAACCGGTCGAAAACGCTGAAGTTGTGCTGTTTCCTGAGAACCTGACCGCCAAAACCGGGACGGATGGACTGGCCAGATTGGCGCTCAAGTCTGAACCGGCTCAGAAATCAAATTTCCTGCTGGTGCGCAAAGGCGCAGACACCGCTATCCTGTCGGAAACCAATGGCTGGTGGCAGGAAAACGGTGACTGGCATCGCAACGCCACGACAGATGGCCTGCGCTGGTTTGTGTTTGATGACCGGAAACTCTACAAACCCGGTGAAACCATCAATGTCAAAGGCTGGATTCGGCGGCTTGGAACCGCCAAAGATGGCGACATTGGCCCGGCGACTGGCATTGGCGAAACCGTGACCTATGCGTTTTTTGATTCTCAGGGCAATGAGTTTGCCAAAGGGACCACGACGCTCAATAGCTACGGTGGATTTTCGTTGACCGGTGACATTCCCAAATCGGTCAATATGGGCTATTCCCGACTGGAACTTTCCGTCACAGCCAGCCCGACCAATGGTCCAACCGACACCAGCACCACGCACACCTTTCAAATCGAAGAGTTCCGCCGGCCTGAATACGAAGTCACGGTCAATGCCACCGACGGTCCGCACCTCATCAAAGGTTTTGCTGAAACGACGGTCAATGCCAGCTACTATTCGGGCGGCGGATTGGGCAATGCCGAAACCAACTGGCGCGTCTCGGCCAAAGGTGGCTCCTACAGCCCGCCTAACTGGGATGAATTCACGTTTGGCACCTGGCAACCCTGGTGGCGTGATTTTTCAAGCCGCTTCCAACCCGAACAGGTTGAAACGTTTACCGCCAAAACCGATTTTGCCGGACAGCATCGGCTGCGAATTGATTTTGATTCGGCGACGCCTCCGCGACCTTACGTGATCAATGCCCAGGCAACCGTCCAGGATGTCAACCGGCAGACAATTACCGGCTCCACGAGCTTTATCGTCCATCCGTCAGCACTCTATGTCGGCGTGAGAGTCAACCGGACATTTATCAATCCAGGCGAAGTCTTCGCCGTTGACACCATCGTCACCAACATTGACGGCAAGGTTCAAACGGGTCGGCAGGTGATGCTCCAGGCCGTGCGGATGGATTGGGTTTTTGAAGAGGGTGCCTGGAAACAAAAAGAAATTGAAGTCCAGAAAACCACGCTAACTTCAACCGACAGGCCGGGATCATGGTCGTTCTCTCCGGGCGAAGGCGGGTCATACAAACTGACCGCCAGAGTAATGGACGACCTCGAACGCTTTAACCAGTCGGAACTGACGCTCTGGGTTTCAGGTGGAAAGCAACCGCCATCAAACGCTCTCGAACAGCAAACTGTGGATTTAATCCCGAACCAGAAAACCTATCAGCCGGGCGAAACGGCTGAAATCCTGGTTCAAGCACCGTTTGTACCTGCCGAAGGTCTGATGACGGTCGAACGAACCGGAATTCTCTACACCGAACGCTTCACCATGACCGGACCTTCAACGACGTTGAAAGTTCCGATTAAGGAAAGCTACCTGCCAAATATCCACGTTCAGGTTGACCTGACCGGCGCGGCTGAACGAATGGGCACCGATGGCAAAGTTGACCCGAAATTGCCGAAACGGCCAGCCTACGCGAAAGGCGCACTCAACCTGAAAATTCCACCGATGACCCGAAAGCTCTCGGTGAAACCCATTCCGCGTGAAAACGCACTCCAACCTGGAAGTGAAACCGCCGTCGAAGTCGAAATCCGCGATGCGGCTGGAAAACCAGTTGCCAGCAGTGAATGTGCCGTGGTCGTGGTTGACGAATCGGTTCTGGCGCTGACGGGCTACAAAATGCAGGATCCACTGGAGTTGTTTTACCAGGATCGAGAAGAAGGTGTGCAGACGAAATATTCAAGAAGTCAGGTGGTGTTGGGGAGCCCCAGGCAGCCAGATACTCCGTTTGAGAGATTAAGCCTTTACGCAAACTTAGGAAAAAATGGGCGTGCAATGGCGAAACCAGTTCCAGCTTCAAAAGGAAGATTGCCTGAATTTATTTTGAAAATTCCTCGTTCAGAAGGAGTATCAAGGCTTCAATCAGAAGGAGAGCCACCTCCCCCTCCAAGCCCAGAACCGTCAACCCAACCGATTGAACTTCGGACCAACTTTGCGGCGCTGGCGGTCTTTTCGCCGTCAGTGATGACGGATGCAAATGGCAAAGCCACCGTCAAATTTAAACTCCCGGATAACCTGACCCGCTACCGCGTGATGGCCGTGGCCGTGGCGGGTGGAAAACAATTTGGATTGGGTGAAGCCGCGATTACGGCCCGATTGCCGTTGATGATTCGGCCTTCGGCGCCGCGCTTTTTGAACTACGGCGACACGTTTGAACTTCCGGTTGTCGTGCAAAACCAGACCGATCAGCCAATGGAAGCTTCGGTTGTGGTGCGTGCCAATCACGTGAAATTTACGCAAGGCGAGGGCCAGCGCGTGACGGTGCCAGCCAATGACCGGGTTGAAATCCGCTTCCCGGCGGCAACGTCAACGGCTGGCGAAGCGCGTTTCCAGGTTGGCGGCGTGGCCGGGAACGCAAGCGATGCGGCTGAAATTTCACTGCCGGTCTACACACCAGCGACCACCGAAGCGTTTGCGACCTATGGCGAAATTGATGCCGGTTCGATTGTGCAGCCGGTTGCGGCACCTGGAAATGTGATTTCAGAATATGGCGGCTTGCAAATCACGACGTCTTCGACCCAGCTTCAGGCGCTGACCGACGCCGTGATTTACCTTTCCAACTATCCTTTTGAATGTTCCGAACAGATTTCGTCACGGATTCTGGCGATTGCAGCCTTGCGTGACGTGTTGACGGCCTTCAAGTCGCCGGATATACCCAAACCTGAAGTCCTGAATGCCAAAGTTCAGGCCGATTTGAAACGGCTGGAAACGCTACAACACAATGACGGAGGATTTTCCTTCTGGCGCAATGACGACGAATCGTGGCCGTACATCAGCATTCACGTGGCGCATGCGCTGGCGCGGGCCCGTGAGAAAAACTATCCCGTTCCGGAGGAAATGCTCAACAAGTCGAAAAACTACCTGAAGTCCATCGAATCGCGGATGAAAAAGGAATACAGCGCGGAAGTCCGCTGGTCATTGATTGCCTACGCGCTCAACATTCGGCACCGGCTGGGTGACAGCGATACCACACGGGCCAAACGCCTGATTGCCGAAGCCAAAGTTGAAAACCTCCCGATGGAAGCCCTGGGGTGGCTGCTTCCGGTTTTATCCAAATCCGCCGAAACAAAACCGGAACTGAATGCCGTGTTGCGGTTTCTAAGTAACCGCGTGACGGAAACCGCCGGTGCGGCTCACTATGTCACCTCCTATCGGGATGGGGCATATGTTCTACTTCACTCTGAACGCCGCACCGACGGCATTATTTTGGAGGGCTTAATTGCAGCACAACCTGAAACTGATCTGATTCCAAAACTGGTGCGTGGCCTGCTGGCCAATCGCACCAAAGGGCGTTGGATGAACACCCAGGAAAACGCCTTTATCCTGCTGGCGCTGGATCGCTATTTCTCAACCTATGAAAAAGCCACCCCCGATTTCATTGCCCGCGCCTGGCTGGGCCAGACCTACGCCGGAGAGTATCAATTCAAAGGCCGAACGACGGACCGCCAGCAAATTGACATCCCGATGTCCTATGTGACCGAAGGCGCGCCGACCAAAAATCTGATCCTGAGCAAAGACGGAACAGGACGGATGTACTACCGCATCGGGATGAACTACGCACCGAAAGATCTGGTGTTAAAGCCTTATGACGCCGGGTTTACGGTGATGCGCGAATACGAAGCCGTAGACAAAGCCACCGACGTGAAGCGCATTTCCGCGACCGAATGGGAAATCAAAGCCGGTGCGCGGGTGCGAGTCAAAGTGACGATGGTGGCGCCAACCCGCCGCTATCACGTGGCGCTGGTGGATCCGCTTCCGGCGGGTCTTGAAATCCTCAATCCGGCGCTGGCAACGACTGGAAGTTTGCCTTCTGAGCAAAGTGACGTGACCCAATCGTGGAACTGGCGCTGGGCCAGAACGTGGTTTGAACACCAGAACCTGCGCGATGACCGGGCCGAAGCCTTCACGTCGCTGCTGTGGGACGGCGTGTATCGCTATGTCTACTATGCCCAGGCGACGACTCCGGGGAGATTCATCGTCCCACCAACCAAGGCCGAAGAAATGTACGCTCCCGAAACCTTTGGCCGTGGACAAACGGATGTGGTGACGGTGCGGTGA
- a CDS encoding type II toxin-antitoxin system PemK/MazF family toxin — protein sequence MRTVRQGEIYWAEFDEPIGSEPGYLRPCVVVQNDLFNQSKLRTTVICTLTTNLKRATAPGNVLLNAGEANLSELSVVNITQLFTIDKQDLVDKIGQLSPERMAQIIAGIKLLVEPATV from the coding sequence ATGAGAACAGTGCGCCAGGGTGAGATTTACTGGGCGGAATTTGACGAACCAATCGGCTCTGAACCTGGATACCTCCGGCCTTGTGTCGTGGTTCAAAATGACCTGTTCAACCAAAGCAAGCTTCGAACAACCGTAATTTGTACGCTCACCACAAACCTCAAGCGGGCTACGGCACCAGGAAACGTTCTCTTAAATGCCGGAGAAGCAAATCTTTCAGAACTCAGCGTCGTGAATATCACTCAGCTCTTTACAATTGATAAGCAGGATCTGGTTGATAAAATTGGTCAGCTTTCACCCGAGCGAATGGCCCAGATCATTGCTGGAATTAAGTTGCTGGTTGAACCAGCGACGGTTTGA
- a CDS encoding ChpI protein, with protein sequence MSTVKTAVSISKTLLNATDEAARDLKLPRSQVVALALEEFLQKHRNQQLLIQLNAAYGDDPSDEDQQFQSRMKPRFRRILEQDQP encoded by the coding sequence ATGTCTACTGTTAAAACTGCTGTATCAATCTCAAAAACTCTGCTGAACGCTACGGATGAAGCAGCACGGGACCTGAAACTTCCGCGAAGCCAGGTTGTCGCTCTGGCATTAGAAGAATTTCTCCAAAAGCACAGAAATCAACAACTGCTTATTCAACTGAATGCGGCATATGGCGACGACCCTTCAGACGAAGATCAGCAGTTTCAATCTCGTATGAAGCCTCGATTTCGCCGGATACTGGAGCAAGACCAGCCATGA